The following coding sequences lie in one Alloacidobacterium dinghuense genomic window:
- the pstC gene encoding phosphate ABC transporter permease subunit PstC, whose product MSGPPIVPIPSPATSTTEAASSAPSPVRKFLTERGSSALGDHAFRWIMLLCALVIFAIVGLILWELVARSQLTISKFGLSFFFKQAWDPVSGDYGAWPFIYGTLVSSLVSLIIAVPLAVGVAVFLTEMCPKFLRGPLSFLTELLAAIPSVVYGLWAVFVLVPLLREHVNPVLMKTLGWTGFFAGPNYGIGMLAAGVILAIMILPIISSLTREVMTAVPHTQREAVLALGATRWEMIRMGVLRNARIGIVGSIILGLGRALGETMAVTMVIGNRPEIVKSLLGLGYSMSSVIANEFSEASDDLYLSALIEIGLALFIVTIIVNAIARLLVWAVTRGAPPRVA is encoded by the coding sequence GTGTCCGGTCCGCCTATCGTTCCAATCCCATCGCCGGCGACCTCGACCACGGAGGCAGCAAGCTCCGCCCCATCGCCTGTCCGCAAATTCCTGACTGAACGGGGCAGTTCCGCCCTGGGTGACCACGCTTTTCGCTGGATCATGCTGCTCTGCGCCCTCGTGATCTTCGCCATTGTCGGCCTGATCCTCTGGGAACTCGTTGCCCGATCCCAGCTGACGATCTCAAAGTTCGGCTTGAGTTTCTTCTTCAAGCAGGCGTGGGACCCGGTCAGCGGCGATTACGGCGCATGGCCCTTTATCTACGGGACGCTGGTGTCCTCGTTGGTCTCCCTGATCATCGCCGTACCGCTCGCCGTGGGCGTTGCCGTCTTCCTCACCGAGATGTGCCCCAAATTCCTGCGCGGCCCGCTGTCCTTCCTTACCGAGTTGCTCGCAGCAATTCCCAGCGTTGTCTACGGCCTCTGGGCAGTATTTGTCCTCGTGCCGCTTCTTCGCGAGCATGTGAATCCGGTGCTGATGAAGACCCTCGGCTGGACCGGCTTCTTCGCCGGGCCCAATTACGGCATTGGCATGCTGGCTGCCGGAGTCATCCTCGCCATCATGATTCTCCCCATCATTTCGTCGCTCACGCGCGAAGTGATGACCGCCGTGCCGCATACGCAGCGTGAAGCCGTGCTGGCGCTCGGCGCAACCCGATGGGAGATGATCCGCATGGGCGTGCTGCGCAATGCGCGCATCGGCATCGTCGGATCCATCATTCTCGGCCTTGGCCGCGCCCTCGGCGAGACGATGGCCGTCACCATGGTCATTGGTAACCGGCCCGAAATCGTCAAGTCGCTCCTCGGCCTCGGTTACAGCATGTCCAGCGTCATCGCCAACGAGTTCAGCGAAGCCTCTGACGATTTGTACCTCAGTGCGTTGATCGAGATCGGTCTTGCGCTCTTCATCGTCACCATTATTGTAAACGCAATCGCGCGCCTGCTGGTGTGGGCCGTCACGCGCGGTGCGCCGCCTCGGGTCGCTTAA
- the pstA gene encoding phosphate ABC transporter permease PstA: MALPQKSSKANQAWRMFANHAATGLAILSTILVVAPLVAIFAYLLYKGASSLNLAFFTQVPKPVGEAGGGMANAILGSGILLALGSLLGVPVGIAAGIYLAEFGRGGRLANFVRFTADVLNGVPSIVMGISVYSLIVLPQKHFSALSGGVALGIMMIPTITRTTEEMLLMVPNAIREAALGLGVPNWRSVLSITLKTASPGVITGCMLAFARVAGETAPLLFTAFGNQFWSANVNQPIAALPLQIYVYAISPYDEWHRLAWAGALVLILLIVVSVSLVRYVTTRGVLKGAS; encoded by the coding sequence ATGGCTTTACCGCAAAAATCGAGCAAAGCGAACCAAGCCTGGCGCATGTTTGCCAATCATGCCGCTACGGGGCTAGCCATTCTGAGCACGATTCTCGTAGTCGCGCCCCTGGTCGCCATCTTTGCCTATCTGCTCTACAAAGGAGCCAGCTCACTCAATCTGGCTTTCTTCACCCAGGTTCCCAAGCCCGTTGGAGAAGCGGGTGGCGGCATGGCCAACGCCATCCTCGGCTCAGGAATTCTTCTCGCGCTTGGCAGCCTTCTCGGCGTTCCGGTTGGCATCGCCGCCGGCATCTATCTAGCCGAGTTCGGACGAGGCGGCAGGCTAGCCAATTTCGTTCGCTTCACCGCCGACGTCCTCAACGGCGTGCCGTCAATCGTCATGGGCATCTCGGTCTACTCTCTGATCGTATTGCCGCAGAAACATTTTTCCGCGCTCTCCGGTGGCGTAGCGCTCGGCATCATGATGATCCCCACCATCACGCGCACCACGGAAGAAATGCTGCTGATGGTTCCCAATGCGATCCGCGAAGCCGCTCTCGGTCTTGGCGTTCCCAACTGGCGATCGGTGCTCTCGATCACCCTCAAGACCGCATCCCCCGGCGTTATCACCGGATGCATGCTTGCCTTCGCGCGCGTCGCCGGTGAAACCGCGCCGCTGCTCTTCACCGCGTTCGGCAACCAGTTCTGGAGCGCGAACGTCAACCAGCCCATCGCTGCGCTGCCGCTGCAAATCTACGTCTACGCCATCTCCCCCTATGACGAATGGCACCGCCTGGCATGGGCCGGCGCTTTGGTGCTTATTCTGTTAATCGTCGTCTCAGTGTCGCTCGTGCGTTATGTCACCACGCGCGGCGTCTTGAAGGGAGCAAGTTAA